GATGCCGCGTATCACGAATGACCCTGGGGCGTCGGCTCTGCGCTGATACCGTGTTGCCCGGTGGGCTCATCTGGGCAGAGTCCTCGTCAGGGGGTGGGGGTATGTCATACGAGACGGCGGCCGCGCTCGTCACAGGCACGAAGTCATGTGAGCGATGCTCCGGTGACATGGTGAAGCTGGAGATCGGGACCCGGCTGTCGGTGCACATGCCGGGGGACACGCCCGAGGCGTACTGGACGGCGACCCCTCTCGACAGCTGGACGTGCACGGACTGTGGCAAGACGGACCTGTTCGCCAGGAACCCTCGGATCTTCAAGCGTTAGCGGACGGCTCAGCGAAACGCCTCGTGCCGCCCGGCCGCCCGCGGCCGTCTTCCGCGTAGAACGCCTTCCTGTCACACCCCGTCGGTACCATCGGCCACATGGCTAGATTGCACGTCGAGGGGTGGGCGCCTGAGTACGGCAACCCGTTCGACCCCGATCCCGAGCTGCTCGACGAGACGAAGGTCGACGAGGCCGTCGAGATAGCCGGGCGATGGGACCCGATCGACGGACAGGACGACGGCGTCGAGGTGATCGCCTTCGTCGACGGAGTGCGTCGGGTCGACGCTCGGCTCGTCCTCGACGATACCTCCGGCCCGGTCCCGGGAATCTGCGGGTCGTTCGGCGTCGGAGCCGTGCTCTGGGACCGCGCCCGGGAGATCTCCGAGTTCGAGTCGTGCCTCGTTCACCGGCTGGCCCTCTTCGGCTCCGGGAGGGGCCACCCCTTCCCACCCGTCTCGCCGGAGCTGACGTACTCCAGCGAGTCGGTCGCCGAGTCCGATCCGGCTGCATTGATCCAGCGCTTCCACGGGGCGATGCGCAAGGCCGAGGCGGTGCTGTCCGAGCGGCTCGCCCAGCAAGGGCTCTTCGTCGTCGCCGACGGTCCCATCAACGACCTGTCGGCGACCGAGAAGGTGGGCTACATCAAGACCCACCGGGCGCCCTACCTCTCGGAGGTGGCTCTTCCCGTCGTGGGGCGCTTGCGCGCCGGCCAGAGGACCCCCCTCTTCCTCATCGGTGCAGGGGGCGCCTACCCGCGCTACTCGTGGTACTTCAAGCTCGCCGACCTGCCGGGCGGTCACTCGTGGACGGGCGTCGTGCGCGGGGAGCTCTCGAGCCACCTCGATCTGGCGACGGCCGTCAACGTCGCCAACCGGGCGACGGCTGTGCTCCCGCTCGTGGGGTCGCAGCCGCACCGGGACCCGAGAGCGCCGCAGAACCTCGTTCCGATAGCCGCCCTCGAGCGCCGGCTGCGCCGGCTCCTCGGTGATGGGACATTCGTGCACCGCCAGCTACGGTCTGCAGTGATGCGCGACCTCGCAGGATCGGGGCGATGACCGAGCGATCACAGAGCGTCAGCGGCGTCGGCCGCGTCATGGGCGTGCAGCACTCGACGACGAGCGAGTTCCGCGTTGCCCTCGACGACGACGACTATCTCCAGCTCGACGACCTCGTCGTTGTCCGCACCCAGGTGCCCAAACAGGGGGAGGTGCGCACCTACGGGATCGTCACCGAGGTGGAGGCGAAGCACGAGGGCGCCCAGTTCGAGAGCGACACCCACCTCATCGGGGCGGGCGTGCTCCCCGGCCAGAAGGTGCGGTCCGCCCAAGTGGCCGTGACGCGGGTCGAGCCCGAGATCTGGGTAGCCCCCGACCCGGGGGAGATCGTCGAGCGGGCGTCCGGCGAAGCCAGGGAGAAGGCCCTCTACGTCGACGAGATGGCCCGCCCGCTCCCCATCGGCATCGGCAGGGACGGCGAGCCCGCCTACATCGACCTCGACTTTTTCGACGGACGCAAGGGCGGGCACATGTCCATCAGCGGCATCTCCGGCGTCGCCACCAAGACGTCGTTCGCTCTGTTCTTCCTGCGGCTGCTGAGCGGCAGGCCCGACGTCGTCGGGGAGGGAGCCGCCAACCTTCGGGTGCTCGTGTTCAACGTGAAGGGCGAGGACCTGCTGTGGTTGGACAAGCAGAACAAGTACTTCGACGACGACGCCGCCCTCCGCTGGGAGCGGCTCGGTGTGTCGCCTGCTCCGTTCCCGTCCGTCTCGTTCTGGGCGCCCCCGGCGGCGCGCAGCGGCGACGTCGTCGTCCCGGACACGGGAGGGAGGCAGGTCGGTGTCGACGCCTTCGCCTGGACCCCGCGCGAGTTCGTCGAGGAGGGTTTGCTGCGGTTCTTGTTCACCGACTCGAACGACGCCCGCAACCAGATCCCGTTCATCGAAGAGCGGGTTCGCTCACAGCTGGCCAGGTACTCCGTCGACGTGGCCGGCGAGCCCGGCGCCGTCGTTCTCCGAGACCCGGCAGAGGGCCACAAACCGGGCGAGTTCGTCGGCCCGAACAAGGGCGAGCGGGTGATCCGCGACCTACGCGGCCTGGTCGAGGCGATCGAGGAGTTCGTCGAGCCGGAGGATCACGAACCGGACCAGCGGTGGACGGGACGAGCCCAGGTCGGGACCATCTCGGCGTTCATGCGGCGCCTCCATGCCGCTGCGCACCGGCTCGGGCATCTCGTGAGGGCCGGCGAGAGCCGCCGCATCGACCGCCGGGCATCCCAGGTGACCGTCGTGGCGATCCAATCGCTGCACGACCTCGGGCAGCGGTTCGTCGTCGGCGCCCTTCTCGCCGAGACGTTCGCCGAGAAGGAGCAGACGGGCCAGCGCCTCCCGCTGTCTGTGATCGTCCTCGACGAGTTGAACAAGTACGCCCCCCGCGAAGGAGCCAGTCCACTGAAGGACATGCTCATCGACATCGCCCAACGGGGCCGGTCGCTCGGTGTGCTCCTCGTCGGCGCCCAGCAGACGGCGAGCCGAGTGGCGCCCGAGGTGATGGAGAACGCCGCCATCAAAGTCGCCGGCCGGCTCGACGCAGCCGAGGCGGAACGATCCGAGTACGGGTGGATGCTGCCGTCGACCCGGGCGAGGGCACGCCTGCTCAAGCCGGGCACGATGGTCGTCAGCCAGCCGGCGATCCCGGTCCCCCTCGTGCTCGACTTCCCGTTCCCACCATGGGCGACACGCAAGGAAGAGGTCGCCGAGGGGAGTGACGGCGACCCGTTCCGCGGCCTGTGAGGACCGCACTATGAAGGTCCTGCACACCTCGGACTGGCACGTGGGAAAGCGGATCGGGCGGTACGACCGCAGCGCCGAGTATCGCGAGGTCATCGACGAGGTCGTGGCGATCGCCACCGCAGAGCGAGTCGACCTCGTGCTCCACTCCGGAGACGTCTTCGACCGGCCGATGCCGCCCGTCGAGGCGCTCCAGATCGCCTTCGATGGCCTCGTGAGCCTCTCGGACGGCGGCCGCAGGCCTGTCGTCGTCATCGCCGGGAACCACGACTCGCCCGGCTTCTTCGAGGCGCTCGCTCCATTCATGGCGCCGCAGAACATCCATCTCGTCGGCGAGGTCAAGCGGCCTGACGCCGGGGCGGTCATCGAGGTCGAAACGGCGGCCGGGCGCGCCGTGATCAGCTGCTTCCCGTTCCTCAGGGAG
This genomic interval from Acidimicrobiia bacterium contains the following:
- a CDS encoding ATP-binding protein yields the protein MTERSQSVSGVGRVMGVQHSTTSEFRVALDDDDYLQLDDLVVVRTQVPKQGEVRTYGIVTEVEAKHEGAQFESDTHLIGAGVLPGQKVRSAQVAVTRVEPEIWVAPDPGEIVERASGEAREKALYVDEMARPLPIGIGRDGEPAYIDLDFFDGRKGGHMSISGISGVATKTSFALFFLRLLSGRPDVVGEGAANLRVLVFNVKGEDLLWLDKQNKYFDDDAALRWERLGVSPAPFPSVSFWAPPAARSGDVVVPDTGGRQVGVDAFAWTPREFVEEGLLRFLFTDSNDARNQIPFIEERVRSQLARYSVDVAGEPGAVVLRDPAEGHKPGEFVGPNKGERVIRDLRGLVEAIEEFVEPEDHEPDQRWTGRAQVGTISAFMRRLHAAAHRLGHLVRAGESRRIDRRASQVTVVAIQSLHDLGQRFVVGALLAETFAEKEQTGQRLPLSVIVLDELNKYAPREGASPLKDMLIDIAQRGRSLGVLLVGAQQTASRVAPEVMENAAIKVAGRLDAAEAERSEYGWMLPSTRARARLLKPGTMVVSQPAIPVPLVLDFPFPPWATRKEEVAEGSDGDPFRGL